From Jiangella mangrovi:
GACGGCGATGATCTTCGACTACGGCTCGGCCGGCGGGCAGACCGGACGGCTCGCGCTGACGCTGGTCCTGCTGATGCCGGGCCTGGTCGGGTTCACGGTCCACTACCTAGTCCTGCGCGGCTTCTACGCGATGCAGGACACCAAGACGCCGTTCTACACCCAGATCTGGGTGTCGGCGGTGATCATGATCGGCGCCGTCGGGGTCGCCGTCGCCGCGCCGGGCGCCCAGTACGTCACCATGGCGCTGGCCGGCGGCTACAGCCTCGCCTACATCGTCGGCGCCACCGTCGGCGCCGTACGGCTGCAGCAGCGCATCGGCACGCTCGGTGGCGGCCAGCTGGTCCAGCACGTCATCCGGCTGCTCATCCACTCCGCCATCGCCGCCGCGCTGGCCTGGCTGGTGTGGCGCGGCTGGACCGGACTCGGCGTCAGCGACGCGCTGCCCTCGCTGCTGGCCCGCATGATCGAGCTGTTCCTCGGCGGCACGGTGGGCGTCGTCACGTTCGTCGGCCTCGCCTACGCGTTCCGTGTGGCCGAGGTGCGCAGCGCCGTCGCCATGGTGCTGGCCCGCGTACGCGGCCGCGGACGGCCGGCCGGCGCCGTCGACCCCGGCGACCTCCTCGAGGACACCGCCGAGTACCACATCCCGATCGAGACCGGCACGCTCAGCATCTTCCGCCGCCCGGTCGACCCCGACATGACGTCGGAGTTCTTCCTCGACGAGACCCTGCCCGGCGTGCCGAGCTTCTTCGACACCCACGCCGGCGGCTACCGCGACCGCGCCGGCGTCGGCGGTGCGGCCGCTCTCGGGCTCGACGCGGTCCGCGACGGCGCGCGCGTGGTCCAGCCGCTGCCGGGCACCCGGCCGGGGGCGCCGCCCGAGGCCGCCGTCGCGCACCGCGGGCCCGGTCCGGGCGTGCGACGCACGGTCGCCGGGCGCTACCGGTTCGAGCGGCTGCTCGAGGACGCCGACGGCGTGCAGTCCTGGCAGGCGGTCGACGACGTCCTGCGGCGGGCCGTGTTCGTCCAGGCCATCTCGCTCGACGACCTGCGGGCGCCCGGCTTCGCCACCGCGGCGCGCGTCTCGTCCACCGTCTCCGATCCCCGGTTCCTGCGCATCCTCGACGTCGGCACCGACGAGGTCGCCTACGTCGTGCGCGAGTGGACCCCCGGGCAGAGCCTGGCGGCGCTGCTGGCCGGCGGTGCGTTCCACCCGGAGCAGGCGGCCGCCGTCGGGCGCGAGGTGGCCGAGGCGATGTCCACGGCGCACGCCCAGGGGCTGGCGCACCGGCACCTCGACCCCACGCTGGTGTTCGTCACGGCCGACGGCTCGGTGAAGATCGCCGGGCTCGAGACGGAGTTCGCGCTGCGCGGGCCGGCCCAGACGCCGTGCGCCCCCACCGACCCGTCCCACCCGAGCCCGGCCGAGCTCGACGCCATCGGCATCGGCTGCGTCCTCTACGCCGCGCTGACGGCGCGCTGGCCCATCGGCACGCCCGGCGGGCTGGCGCCCGCGCCGCTCATCGACGGCCGGCTCGCGTCGCCGCGGCAGGTCCGCCCCGGCGTGCCGCGACTCCTCGACGCCGTCGCCGACCGCTCCATCGGGCACGCCCGGCGTCACCACGCGACACCGCTGGTCACTCCGCTGGCCGTGGCCACCGAGCTGGCGAACGGCTCGCGCAACCACCACCGCGCCGTGGTGGCCGACGAAGCCGTGGTCGCAGCGCCGCCGGCCCTGCTCGAGGAGCCGGGCACCCCGCCGCCGGCCAGCCGCGTCGAGGCACTGCGGGAACGGCGCAAGTCCGGCCGCACGGCCCGGCTGCTCGGCGTCATGGCGGCCATGCTGCTGCTGGTCGGCGCCACGCTGGTGGGCCTGCAGCTGCTGCTCGGCGCCATCGACGACGCCGGCGACGACGACCCCGTGCCCACGACCAGCGCCACCGACGGCGCCACCACGCCGTCCGAGGACACACCGGCGGCCGACCCGACGCCCGTCCAGCTGGCCGGCGCCGACGACTTCGACCCCCTCGGCAACGGCGAGGAGAACCCGAGCGACGTCGAGAACGTCTTCGACGGCGACCCCGAGACCACCTGGGAGACCGTCAACTACTACGACCCGCTCGAGGACCAGAAGGACGGCGTCGGCATCTACCTCGACCTCGGGCAGGTCGCCTCGGTGCGCGAGGTCCGGCTGACACTGCTCAACGCCGGCGCGAACGTCGAGCTGCGGGCCGCCCCCGAGGACGCCACCCAGGCACCCGGCGATCTCGACGACTGGACCGCCATCGACACCGTCGAGGACGCCGAGCAGAATGTCACGCGCACGCTCGACGAGCCCGTGAGCACGCGCTATCTCCTCGTGTGGTTCACTCAGTTGCCTCGGTTGGACGATGGCAACTACCGAAGCGGCATAGCCGAAGCGGAGGTACTGGGGTGACGCAGCCCTCGCCCGGTCCCCGGGTGCCTGACGAGGAGCTCCTGCGCCGGCACGTCGACGGCGATCCCGACGCCTTCGGCGAGCTGGTCACACGACACCAGGACCGCATGTGGGCGGTCGCGCTGCGCACGCTCGGCGACCCCCACGACGCCGCCGACGCGCTGCAGGACGCCATGATCAACGCGTTCCGCCGGGCGGGGTCGTTCCGGTCCGAGTCCGCCGTCACCACGTGGCTGCACCGCATCGTCGTCAACGCCTGCCTCGACCGCGTCCGGCACGCCGCGGCCCGCCCGGCCGACCCCGTCGCGTTCGACGGCACCGAGATCCCGGGCGTCGCGCCGGCCACCGAGCCGTCCGCCGATCCCGCCGAGCGGACCGCCCTGCGCGTCGACCTCGAGCAGGCGCTCGCCTCGCTCCCCGCCGAACAGCGGCTCCCGCTGGTCCTCGTCGACGTCGAGGGCTACCCCGTCGCCGAGGCGGCCGAGATGCTGGGGCTCCCGGTCGGCACGGTCAAGAGCCGCTGCGCGCGGGCCAGGGCCAAGCTGGTCCCGCTGCTGGCCCCCGGTCGGCTGAGCACCACGGGCAACGCCACCGGGAACCAAGGACCCGGTGGCGACGTCCCATTTGGGACGTCGCGTGGAAAGGGAGGTGAGCATCGGTGAGCGGTACCGAGGCCCATCCGCCTACCCATGTGCTGGCCGAACTGGCCGAAGGCGTCCTCGACGACGCGCAGGCGCGCGAGGTCCGCGCCCATGTCGACCAGTGCCTCGACTGCCAGGCCTCCATCGACGAGCTGGCCCGGGTCACCGTCTCGCTGGGCGCCCTGCCGGCCGAGCTTCCCATCCCCGAGTTCGTCGCCGCGCGCATCTCGCACGCGCTGGCCGCTGAGCAGGCGGGCGGCGGCACCACGACGGCCGCGTCGGCCGTGGGAGCACCAGGGCCCGAGGGCGGCACCGTCGCCTGGTTCCGGCGCCGGCTCCCCCAGGGCCTCGCGGCGGCCGCCAGTGTCGCCGTCGTCGGCTTGGCCGGATACGTCGTCGTCAGCGGCGGCACCGGCGGTGGGAACGACAGCGCCGGTGACGGCGGCGCCGAGGTCGCCGCGGGGGCGGCGCCGAGCGACAGCAGCAGCATCGACTCGCAGCGGGCCGGGCCGTCGGTGCGGCCCTACACCGCGTCGGGCGACAGCTTCTCGACCACACTCCCGGATGCGGCCCAGGAAGAGGACAGCGACGTCGACACCGCCGAGCTGACGGCCGCCGTCGCGACCGTGGTCCAGCAGCAGTCGGCCGCCCGCCTGGGCTGCGGCCAGAACCTCGCCGACGAGCAGAGCCTTCCGCTGGTCGGCTCGGCCACCGATTTCGCCGGTGTGGTCGTGGTCCTCGACGCCGGCAACGAGTACGAGGGCTGGCTCGTGCCCACGTGCAACTCGGTCTCCACGGAGGAGATCGTCGACCACGTTCTGGTGCCGAAGCCGGAGTAGCACCCGGCAACCACCCCGCCGGGAATGCCGACCGCCTAGGATCCGTTGGGGCAGATGAACCAACGAGACGCTAGGAAGGCACAGGCGTGACAGACATCCGTGACCTGATCATCATCGGTTCCGGGCCGGCCGGGTACACGGCCGCTGTGTACGCTGCCCGGGCGCGGCTCGAGCCGCTGCTCCTCGAGGGCGAGGTCAGCTGGGGCGGCGCTCTCATGAACACCACCGAGGTCGAGAACTACCCCGGCTTCCGCGACGGCATCATCGGCCCGGCGCTCATGGACGAGATGCGCGCCCAGGCCGAGCGGTTCGGCGCCGAGATCCTCACCCGCGACGCCATCGAGGTCGACCTCACCGGTGATGTGAAGTCCGTCACCGACAGCGAGGGCACCGTGCACCGCGCCCGCGCCGTCATCATCGCCACCGGCTCCGGCTACCGCGAGCTCGGCCTGACGAACGAGAAGCGGCTCTCCGGGCACGGTGTGTCGTGGTGTGCCACCTGTGACGGGTTCTTCTTCCGCGAACAGGACATCGCCGTGGTCGGCGGTGGCGACTCCGCCATGGAGGAGGCCACGTTCCTGACCCGGTTCGCGCGCAAGGTCTACGTCATCCACCGCCGCGACTCCCTCCGGGCCTCCAAGGTCATGCAGGAGCGGGCGCTCGCGAACGAGAAGATCGAGTTCCTGTGGAACACCGAGGTCCTCGACGTCATGGGCGACGAGAAGGTCAGCGGGCTGCGGCTGCGCGACACCGTCACCGGCGCCGAGCGTGAGCTCCCCGTCACCGGGCTGTTCATCGCCATCGGCCACGATCCTCGCTCCGAGCTGTTCAAGGGTCAGGTCCGCCTCGACGAAGAGGGCTACGTCCTCGTCGACGCC
This genomic window contains:
- the murJ gene encoding murein biosynthesis integral membrane protein MurJ, giving the protein MTATQEPPRSSGLLGSSAIMAAGTVVSRLTGFARAAVIAAAIGLTAATADVFNVPNVLPNMIYILVGGGVLNSVLVPVLVRAIKNDADGGQAFSQRLFSLAVTVLGLATLLAVLAAPWLMQLIVDDRFLQPDMRPYFDNMVMFARFCLPQIFFYGLYVLIGQMLNAKGRFGPMMWSPILNNLVAIAVFGVFLVVYGTQGFEPFTTTQTLLLGVGSTLGVVAQAVILIPVLRKTGFSLRFRTDWRGQGLGESVRLGLWTVAFVVVNQLAYLVVVKVASGASSVSAGDAGAGYSVYANAMLIMMVPHSIITVSLATALLPRLSDLASDGHLDEVREKLVAALRMCLAVIIPLGALMAALAFPLTAMIFDYGSAGGQTGRLALTLVLLMPGLVGFTVHYLVLRGFYAMQDTKTPFYTQIWVSAVIMIGAVGVAVAAPGAQYVTMALAGGYSLAYIVGATVGAVRLQQRIGTLGGGQLVQHVIRLLIHSAIAAALAWLVWRGWTGLGVSDALPSLLARMIELFLGGTVGVVTFVGLAYAFRVAEVRSAVAMVLARVRGRGRPAGAVDPGDLLEDTAEYHIPIETGTLSIFRRPVDPDMTSEFFLDETLPGVPSFFDTHAGGYRDRAGVGGAAALGLDAVRDGARVVQPLPGTRPGAPPEAAVAHRGPGPGVRRTVAGRYRFERLLEDADGVQSWQAVDDVLRRAVFVQAISLDDLRAPGFATAARVSSTVSDPRFLRILDVGTDEVAYVVREWTPGQSLAALLAGGAFHPEQAAAVGREVAEAMSTAHAQGLAHRHLDPTLVFVTADGSVKIAGLETEFALRGPAQTPCAPTDPSHPSPAELDAIGIGCVLYAALTARWPIGTPGGLAPAPLIDGRLASPRQVRPGVPRLLDAVADRSIGHARRHHATPLVTPLAVATELANGSRNHHRAVVADEAVVAAPPALLEEPGTPPPASRVEALRERRKSGRTARLLGVMAAMLLLVGATLVGLQLLLGAIDDAGDDDPVPTTSATDGATTPSEDTPAADPTPVQLAGADDFDPLGNGEENPSDVENVFDGDPETTWETVNYYDPLEDQKDGVGIYLDLGQVASVREVRLTLLNAGANVELRAAPEDATQAPGDLDDWTAIDTVEDAEQNVTRTLDEPVSTRYLLVWFTQLPRLDDGNYRSGIAEAEVLG
- the sigM gene encoding RNA polymerase sigma factor SigM; this translates as MPDEELLRRHVDGDPDAFGELVTRHQDRMWAVALRTLGDPHDAADALQDAMINAFRRAGSFRSESAVTTWLHRIVVNACLDRVRHAAARPADPVAFDGTEIPGVAPATEPSADPAERTALRVDLEQALASLPAEQRLPLVLVDVEGYPVAEAAEMLGLPVGTVKSRCARARAKLVPLLAPGRLSTTGNATGNQGPGGDVPFGTSRGKGGEHR
- a CDS encoding anti-sigma factor family protein, yielding MSGTEAHPPTHVLAELAEGVLDDAQAREVRAHVDQCLDCQASIDELARVTVSLGALPAELPIPEFVAARISHALAAEQAGGGTTTAASAVGAPGPEGGTVAWFRRRLPQGLAAAASVAVVGLAGYVVVSGGTGGGNDSAGDGGAEVAAGAAPSDSSSIDSQRAGPSVRPYTASGDSFSTTLPDAAQEEDSDVDTAELTAAVATVVQQQSAARLGCGQNLADEQSLPLVGSATDFAGVVVVLDAGNEYEGWLVPTCNSVSTEEIVDHVLVPKPE
- the trxB gene encoding thioredoxin-disulfide reductase produces the protein MTDIRDLIIIGSGPAGYTAAVYAARARLEPLLLEGEVSWGGALMNTTEVENYPGFRDGIIGPALMDEMRAQAERFGAEILTRDAIEVDLTGDVKSVTDSEGTVHRARAVIIATGSGYRELGLTNEKRLSGHGVSWCATCDGFFFREQDIAVVGGGDSAMEEATFLTRFARKVYVIHRRDSLRASKVMQERALANEKIEFLWNTEVLDVMGDEKVSGLRLRDTVTGAERELPVTGLFIAIGHDPRSELFKGQVRLDEEGYVLVDAPSTRTEIAGVFAAGDVVDHTYRQAVTAAGTGCQAALDAERYLAELDDARATKPELVVS